In Candidatus Omnitrophota bacterium, a single window of DNA contains:
- a CDS encoding diguanylate cyclase, whose product MKLSFLKTRFIAYLVLLSIIGGFLFNFLLTRQSAIMYKYFIEKPTSYNLERAERLASSIYQSFKKEVPTPTIENIKTFLDKYNDIPFLNVNFIYRDENGIMRSAAKDVKEVDILSAEYVYPIRYGDTEVGTLLVYDINKEYKRGLSEYSHMVNVTRVSFIVLLVLLLSVLIYREYSAKIEHDKRIAEYQAVHDGLTGLYTQKYFKEHLEREIARSKRYGNPLSLVMCDIDHFKKFNDTYGHLAGDQMLKTVAAIIAENVRSSDIVARYGGEEFGILLMEAGPEEAATVAKRLKKLTEEALEVADRIKEKVQNTEIEVENKHVGVTLSLGVSSYNASPDYKPEYLISEADHALYESKNGGRNRITVFNPVTKEFKTFK is encoded by the coding sequence ATGAAACTTTCATTCCTCAAAACGAGGTTCATAGCTTATCTGGTGCTTTTGTCCATCATAGGTGGGTTTCTCTTCAACTTCCTGCTTACCAGGCAAAGCGCCATCATGTACAAGTATTTCATCGAAAAACCCACTTCTTACAACCTGGAAAGGGCCGAAAGACTCGCCTCATCCATATACCAGAGCTTTAAAAAGGAAGTGCCGACACCGACCATAGAGAATATCAAGACATTCCTGGATAAATATAACGACATACCTTTCCTTAACGTTAATTTCATATACAGGGATGAGAACGGCATTATGCGCAGCGCCGCCAAGGACGTCAAGGAGGTCGATATACTCAGCGCCGAATACGTCTACCCTATCAGGTATGGAGATACCGAGGTGGGCACTCTGCTCGTATACGATATCAACAAGGAATATAAACGGGGGCTCTCCGAATACTCGCATATGGTGAATGTCACCAGGGTATCCTTCATAGTACTGCTTGTCCTGCTTTTATCCGTGCTTATATACCGAGAATACAGCGCGAAGATAGAACACGACAAACGCATAGCCGAATACCAGGCTGTGCACGACGGTCTGACCGGACTGTACACCCAGAAATACTTCAAGGAGCACCTGGAAAGGGAGATCGCCCGTTCCAAGCGTTACGGCAATCCCCTGTCACTTGTCATGTGTGACATAGATCATTTCAAGAAATTCAATGATACCTACGGACATCTGGCGGGCGACCAGATGCTCAAAACGGTTGCTGCCATAATCGCCGAGAACGTCCGCTCATCTGATATAGTTGCAAGGTACGGCGGCGAAGAATTCGGCATACTGCTTATGGAAGCCGGACCGGAAGAAGCCGCGACGGTCGCCAAAAGGCTCAAAAAGCTTACCGAAGAGGCCCTGGAAGTAGCCGACCGCATAAAAGAAAAGGTGCAGAACACGGAAATAGAAGTAGAGAATAAACACGTCGGGGTCACCCTCAGCCTCGGGGTTTCTTCATACAACGCGAGCCCGGACTACAAACCGGAATACCTTATCAGTGAAGCGGACCACGCCCTTTACGAATCCAAGAACGGCGGCCGCAACAGGATAACGGTATTCAATCCCGTCACAAAAGAATTCAAGACCTTTAAATAG
- the rfaD gene encoding ADP-glyceromanno-heptose 6-epimerase, protein MIVLTGGAGFIGSCFLRKLNDEGITDILVVDQLDRSEKWRNLLGKKYRDYRQKDEFLSLVEENSIPSPKAVVHMGACSSTTETDSDIFIKDNYEYSKKLARWALSRKAPFLYASSAATYGNGSSGYKDDEGGLDSLRPLNMYGYSKHMFDLWAREESLLGKMTGIKFFNVFGPNEYHKGEMMSVICKKYPELVKDDRITLFKSYREEYPDGGQKRDFVYIKDTIEVMWFLFTNPNITGIYNLGSGRARSWNDLARAMFTAHYGTAENEGKIEYVDMPGELRPKYQYYTEADLTKLREAGCDHQFMSLEEAVRDYVRYLRDNSHL, encoded by the coding sequence ATGATAGTACTGACAGGCGGAGCGGGGTTCATAGGAAGCTGTTTTCTGCGTAAGCTAAATGATGAGGGAATTACCGATATACTCGTCGTTGACCAGCTTGACCGCTCAGAGAAGTGGCGCAACCTCCTTGGGAAGAAATACCGCGATTACCGCCAGAAAGACGAGTTTTTATCCTTGGTCGAAGAGAACAGTATCCCAAGCCCAAAGGCCGTCGTGCATATGGGCGCCTGCAGCTCCACTACCGAAACCGACTCGGATATATTCATAAAAGATAATTACGAATATTCCAAAAAACTAGCCCGGTGGGCTCTTTCCCGCAAGGCCCCTTTCCTCTACGCTTCCTCGGCCGCCACTTACGGTAACGGCAGTAGCGGGTATAAGGACGATGAGGGGGGTCTCGATTCTTTGAGGCCGCTCAATATGTACGGTTACTCGAAACACATGTTCGATCTCTGGGCCAGAGAGGAGAGCCTTCTGGGAAAGATGACCGGCATCAAGTTCTTCAATGTCTTCGGGCCGAATGAATATCATAAGGGCGAGATGATGAGCGTTATCTGCAAGAAATACCCCGAACTGGTCAAAGATGACAGGATCACGCTTTTCAAATCCTACCGTGAAGAATATCCGGACGGTGGACAGAAGAGGGATTTTGTTTATATCAAGGATACGATAGAGGTGATGTGGTTCCTCTTCACTAATCCGAACATCACAGGTATCTATAACCTGGGTTCCGGCAGGGCGCGAAGCTGGAATGATCTTGCCCGTGCCATGTTCACGGCGCATTACGGCACCGCCGAGAACGAAGGGAAGATTGAATATGTCGATATGCCTGGGGAACTCCGCCCCAAATACCAGTATTACACCGAAGCCGATCTTACCAAGCTCAGAGAGGCCGGCTGTGACCATCAGTTCATGTCCCTTGAAGAAGCCGTAAGGGATTACGTGCGGTACTTAAGGGATAATTCCCATCTTTGA
- a CDS encoding aminotransferase class IV translates to MENFSLIETLLWEDGEFFLLEEHLSRLRESARRFSFPYGEDFIYGALQSSSADFSLMRKYRTRLLLGPEGELKITSRVLGEIPEAPARLALSREKTDRNDDFLRHKTTRRDLYDRKLRKCREEGFFDVIFTNREDEVTEGAVTNIMIRKRNYYLTPPLSCGVLPGTFRQHLLREKDRPVKEKVLHVEDLIKADEIYAMNSVRKILPVCFQPDAVL, encoded by the coding sequence ATGGAAAACTTCAGTTTGATCGAAACACTTCTCTGGGAGGACGGCGAGTTCTTCCTGCTCGAGGAGCACTTATCTCGCCTGCGCGAAAGCGCACGTAGGTTCTCTTTCCCCTACGGGGAAGATTTCATATATGGTGCCCTTCAGAGCTCAAGCGCTGATTTCAGCCTCATGAGAAAGTACAGAACTCGCCTTTTGCTCGGTCCGGAAGGCGAATTGAAGATAACCAGCCGCGTTCTCGGTGAAATTCCCGAGGCCCCTGCCAGACTGGCCCTGTCAAGAGAGAAGACCGACAGGAACGATGATTTTCTCAGGCACAAGACCACCAGAAGAGACCTTTATGACCGAAAACTCCGAAAATGCCGCGAAGAGGGGTTTTTTGACGTTATTTTCACCAACCGAGAGGATGAGGTGACCGAAGGCGCTGTTACCAACATCATGATCCGTAAAAGGAACTATTACCTGACGCCTCCCCTCTCCTGTGGGGTCCTGCCGGGCACTTTCAGACAGCATCTTTTGCGAGAAAAGGACCGGCCAGTGAAAGAAAAGGTCCTCCATGTGGAGGACCTTATTAAGGCTGATGAAATTTACGCCATGAACTCGGTAAGGAAGATCTTACCCGTCTGTTTCCAGCCGGACGCCGTGCTCTAG